In one window of Candidatus Sulfuricurvum sp. RIFRC-1 DNA:
- a CDS encoding polyribonucleotide nucleotidyltransferase, which translates to MKYNVELALKNKTESYAFNQVAAQANGAAWLKCGDTVILATVVVDETDFVDEDFLPLTVQYIEKSYAAGKFPGGFIKRETKPSDFETLTSRIVDRSLRPLFPKGFANPVQITVMVLSADKEADLQVLALNAASAALYVSDIDIFNSVSAVRVGKIDGEIVFNPTRSQIEQSTLDLYLAGSKEDMLMIEMQTLGSDEVEILEMGMIDPLVDPSMSLPAIPVRVSNAMNEDDLIRVLASAQESLSEANSAYEAAFKPFASEPFEIQYVISEMNGEMIDYVRANHTEDLKRGINQMAKTERSTALRTIRKTIMNEKPQWNEHDLKKAIESVKRTMVRTQILNEKVRADGRALNEVRPIRIETNVLPSAHASALFTRGQTQALVVLTLGGAKDAQMFENLTDSGTQNEGFMVHYNFPGFSVGEPSPIGAPRRRELGHGNLAKRALEGACVRNGQTIRLVSEILESNGSSSMATVCGGYMALRAGDIEMADPIAGVAMGMVQEGSRHAILTDIMGLEDHDGDLDFKVAGSKEGITAMQMDIKLGGIHLDVLKEALYQAKEGRAHIIDIMMGAEDSIELNEGTLPSTDLFHIDPSFIGDIIGQAGKTIREIIERFDVTIDIDKKKGSVKLTGKNRDGLRGARDHIEGIVSGSTPVEKVEYKVGDVVKGKVKKIVDFGAFIELPGGIDGLIHISKLSDGHISRVSDVVNEGDELMVEIVEFKGNKIGLGRAK; encoded by the coding sequence ATGAAATACAATGTTGAATTGGCATTAAAAAATAAAACGGAATCGTACGCGTTTAATCAAGTTGCGGCACAAGCCAATGGAGCTGCATGGCTTAAATGTGGAGATACCGTTATTTTAGCAACGGTTGTTGTCGATGAGACCGATTTTGTGGATGAGGATTTTTTACCTTTGACGGTTCAATACATCGAGAAAAGTTATGCTGCCGGAAAATTTCCGGGGGGCTTTATCAAACGTGAGACGAAACCGAGTGATTTTGAAACATTGACGTCACGTATTGTCGATCGTTCATTGCGTCCGCTATTCCCGAAAGGATTTGCGAATCCGGTTCAAATCACGGTTATGGTTTTGAGTGCCGATAAAGAGGCCGATTTACAAGTACTGGCACTCAATGCTGCGTCTGCCGCTCTTTATGTTTCTGATATTGATATTTTTAACTCGGTGAGTGCGGTGCGCGTCGGTAAAATCGACGGAGAGATTGTTTTCAATCCGACACGCAGCCAAATCGAACAGAGTACTCTCGATTTGTATTTGGCGGGTAGCAAAGAAGATATGTTGATGATCGAGATGCAAACGCTCGGATCTGATGAAGTGGAGATTCTCGAGATGGGGATGATCGATCCGTTGGTTGATCCCTCTATGAGTCTACCCGCGATCCCTGTACGTGTCTCTAATGCGATGAATGAAGATGACCTTATCCGTGTTCTCGCATCGGCACAAGAATCTTTGAGTGAAGCGAACAGTGCGTATGAGGCTGCGTTTAAACCATTCGCGTCAGAGCCGTTTGAGATTCAGTACGTGATCAGTGAAATGAACGGTGAAATGATCGACTATGTCCGTGCCAATCATACGGAAGATCTAAAGCGCGGCATTAATCAAATGGCAAAAACGGAACGCTCTACCGCATTGCGTACGATCCGTAAAACGATCATGAATGAAAAACCGCAGTGGAATGAACACGATTTGAAAAAAGCGATCGAATCGGTAAAACGTACCATGGTTCGTACTCAGATCTTGAATGAAAAGGTACGTGCAGACGGTCGTGCGCTCAATGAAGTACGTCCGATTCGTATTGAGACGAATGTATTGCCAAGTGCCCATGCATCAGCCCTCTTTACCCGTGGACAGACCCAAGCGTTGGTTGTTTTGACACTCGGCGGGGCTAAAGATGCGCAGATGTTTGAAAATCTTACCGACAGCGGCACTCAAAACGAAGGGTTTATGGTCCACTATAACTTTCCGGGGTTCAGCGTGGGTGAGCCCTCTCCGATAGGTGCGCCGCGCCGTCGTGAGTTGGGACATGGAAATTTGGCTAAACGTGCTTTGGAAGGTGCGTGTGTCCGTAACGGTCAAACCATTCGCTTAGTTTCCGAGATTCTTGAGTCCAACGGTTCTTCGTCAATGGCAACGGTCTGCGGCGGTTATATGGCACTTCGTGCGGGTGATATCGAGATGGCGGACCCGATTGCCGGTGTTGCGATGGGGATGGTTCAAGAGGGTTCACGTCACGCGATTTTGACCGATATTATGGGACTTGAAGATCATGACGGAGATTTGGATTTCAAAGTAGCGGGTTCCAAAGAGGGGATTACCGCGATGCAGATGGATATCAAACTCGGCGGTATCCATCTCGATGTTCTCAAAGAGGCTCTTTATCAAGCCAAAGAAGGTCGTGCCCATATCATTGACATTATGATGGGTGCGGAAGATAGTATCGAGCTTAACGAGGGGACGTTGCCGAGTACCGATCTTTTCCATATTGATCCGAGTTTTATCGGCGATATCATCGGACAAGCGGGAAAAACAATCCGTGAGATCATTGAACGTTTCGATGTAACCATCGATATCGATAAGAAAAAAGGCTCAGTCAAGCTGACCGGTAAAAATCGAGACGGGCTTCGCGGAGCACGCGATCACATCGAAGGGATCGTAAGCGGATCTACCCCTGTGGAAAAAGTGGAATATAAAGTGGGGGATGTTGTCAAAGGGAAGGTGAAAAAGATCGTTGATTTTGGCGCTTTTATCGAGCTTCCGGGGGGAATTGACGGCTTGATCCATATTTCTAAACTTTCCGACGGACATATCTCTCGTGTGAGCGATGTGGTGAATGAAGGGGATGAGCTGATGGTGGAGATCGTCGAGTTCAAAGGAAACAAGATCGGATTAGGGCGAGCTAAGTAA
- a CDS encoding F0F1 ATP synthase subunit C: MKKVLFLMLALVASVFGAEEAVAVVEAAVEAAPAAAAASADVANQTLKAYSMIAAGVGLGLAALGGAIGMGSTAAATIAGTARNPGLGGKLMTTMFIALAMIEAQVIYTLVIALIALYANPYLAA; the protein is encoded by the coding sequence ATGAAAAAAGTTCTTTTTCTTATGCTCGCTCTTGTTGCTTCAGTATTCGGTGCTGAAGAAGCGGTAGCGGTTGTTGAAGCTGCTGTTGAAGCGGCACCTGCTGCGGCTGCTGCATCTGCAGACGTTGCTAACCAAACATTGAAAGCGTATTCTATGATCGCTGCGGGTGTTGGTCTTGGTTTGGCTGCTCTTGGTGGAGCAATCGGTATGGGTAGCACTGCTGCTGCAACTATCGCTGGTACAGCTCGTAACCCGGGTCTTGGCGGAAAATTGATGACAACTATGTTCATCGCTCTTGCTATGATCGAAGCACAAGTTATTTATACACTTGTTATCGCTCTTATCGCTCTTTACGCTAACCCATACTTGGCTGCGTAA
- a CDS encoding EAL domain-containing protein — protein sequence MLLSDLVTHKKDFLSSDVSLFDAIERMGKEGISHIVLIENNVAVGVLTLRDIIGLYRNGIEGEKKAIDYATYPTISIHDDRPVEMAVELMIDYEIRRLVLIDENGKYLCTLTQSDVLTYYESEVHTAQEVFQCLNRRNCAITVDHDASVYDAISLMQHKNRDVLIVLNQTLPVGIVTEQDVLELAYRQVDSRESIARYMHSPIITVELNEKIHHAIEIMKERDIHHLMVWGRDKELYLLSEKDMLLNYSTALEMKLESKLRDSKATYNLLGLAFCEIIDIGEDQIIKWLNAEAMMTFQIKIDDSVSKMFPAGVWNGLMVTLRMHGGVDKEKIEIADRVYEVTLIEAEVNSQAIMKLFLNDISELIYLGEELRKSLEHTIELEKEKSKLYLDVASVICLALNQEGIVELINPKGCEVLGVNQEEVIGKNWFDTFVVYEQVGQVKELFYEIMNGERELVEYFENRIWTKKGDERIIAWHSALIKDSEGKNIGTFSSGDDITRLQESEREIERMAHYDMLTNLPNRLLLNARLKHSIERCNRENTKLAAIYIDIDNFKDINESYGYTVGDAVIMEVAFKMEEIIRREDTIARIGGDEFIIVLESLQDLRECDRILKEVIRIFEESIHTKDNDFLLSASMGITIYPDDGEDAQTLLKNADIALRRAKEAGRSNYCYFAQEMSVQLFERVLMERELRRAVDEKEFVVYYQPQVDLLSGRVIGAEALVRWKHPSLGIVRPDMFIPLAESNQLIIPIGEQVLAQSCSTTKRLIDEGLFSGRISVNVSGKQFERPDVVETLSRIIDESGLEHKYVELEITESVLMSNPKVLGQKLIELKALGIEVAIDDFGTGYSSLSYLKTFPIDKLKIDQSFIRGLESDEQDRAIVKAIIAMADALGLKTIAEGIEEVPQSVLLKEYGCQQGQGYLYARPLSEDKFVDFLKYNEVSKS from the coding sequence ATGCTACTCAGTGATCTTGTTACGCATAAAAAAGATTTTCTCTCTTCAGACGTATCCTTATTTGATGCCATAGAACGAATGGGTAAAGAGGGTATTAGCCATATTGTCTTGATTGAAAATAATGTGGCTGTAGGTGTATTGACACTCAGAGATATTATTGGACTTTATCGTAACGGGATTGAAGGAGAAAAAAAAGCGATTGATTATGCAACCTATCCCACTATCTCCATTCATGACGATCGTCCGGTTGAAATGGCGGTAGAATTAATGATAGACTATGAAATACGCCGACTGGTATTGATCGATGAAAATGGGAAATACCTCTGCACTCTTACCCAAAGTGATGTATTGACTTACTATGAGAGCGAAGTACACACCGCACAGGAAGTTTTTCAGTGTTTAAATCGCCGAAATTGTGCCATTACGGTAGACCATGATGCGAGTGTGTATGATGCTATTAGTTTAATGCAGCATAAAAATCGAGATGTTCTGATTGTTCTGAATCAAACGTTACCGGTCGGAATTGTGACGGAACAGGATGTATTGGAATTAGCGTATCGTCAGGTAGATAGCAGGGAATCTATTGCCCGATATATGCATTCACCCATTATAACAGTGGAATTGAACGAAAAGATCCATCATGCGATTGAGATTATGAAAGAGCGTGATATCCATCACTTGATGGTATGGGGGAGAGACAAAGAACTTTATCTTTTGAGTGAAAAAGACATGCTTCTGAATTACAGTACAGCATTAGAAATGAAGCTCGAATCAAAACTGCGTGACAGCAAAGCAACGTATAATCTTTTGGGCCTTGCATTTTGTGAAATCATCGATATAGGTGAAGACCAGATTATCAAGTGGTTGAATGCAGAAGCAATGATGACGTTTCAAATTAAGATTGATGATTCGGTATCAAAAATGTTTCCGGCCGGGGTTTGGAATGGTTTGATGGTTACACTAAGAATGCATGGAGGAGTCGATAAAGAAAAAATCGAAATTGCTGATCGTGTGTATGAAGTGACATTAATCGAGGCAGAGGTGAACAGCCAAGCCATTATGAAACTTTTTTTGAACGATATTAGCGAATTGATCTATTTGGGTGAAGAGCTTCGCAAGAGTTTAGAACATACGATTGAGTTGGAAAAAGAGAAAAGTAAACTTTATCTGGATGTTGCTTCCGTCATATGTTTGGCCCTTAATCAGGAGGGGATAGTCGAGCTGATAAATCCCAAAGGGTGTGAAGTATTAGGGGTGAACCAAGAAGAGGTTATCGGAAAAAATTGGTTCGATACGTTTGTTGTGTATGAACAGGTGGGGCAGGTTAAAGAACTATTTTATGAAATCATGAACGGGGAACGGGAGTTGGTTGAATATTTTGAAAACAGAATATGGACCAAAAAAGGGGATGAACGGATTATCGCATGGCATAGCGCACTGATCAAAGACAGTGAAGGGAAGAATATCGGAACATTTTCATCGGGAGATGATATTACCCGTCTTCAAGAATCGGAACGCGAAATTGAGCGGATGGCCCATTACGATATGCTTACCAACCTTCCGAATCGATTATTGCTCAATGCAAGGTTGAAACATTCGATAGAACGCTGCAATCGTGAAAATACCAAACTGGCGGCCATCTATATCGATATCGATAATTTTAAAGATATTAATGAATCGTACGGGTATACGGTCGGTGATGCGGTGATCATGGAAGTAGCCTTTAAAATGGAAGAGATTATTCGTCGTGAAGATACGATTGCACGTATCGGCGGTGATGAGTTTATCATTGTCTTGGAATCGTTACAGGATTTACGTGAATGCGATCGTATATTAAAAGAAGTGATTCGGATATTTGAAGAGAGTATACATACTAAGGATAATGATTTTCTTCTCAGTGCCAGCATGGGAATAACCATTTACCCCGATGATGGCGAAGATGCGCAAACATTGCTTAAAAATGCAGATATTGCACTGCGCCGAGCCAAAGAGGCCGGACGAAGCAACTATTGCTATTTTGCGCAAGAGATGAGCGTTCAGCTTTTTGAACGGGTTTTGATGGAGCGGGAGTTGCGTCGGGCGGTTGATGAAAAAGAGTTTGTGGTGTATTATCAGCCGCAAGTCGATCTTTTGTCGGGTCGGGTGATCGGGGCTGAAGCGCTGGTGCGGTGGAAACACCCTTCACTGGGGATTGTGCGCCCTGATATGTTTATCCCTTTGGCGGAGTCCAATCAGCTGATCATCCCTATCGGCGAACAGGTCTTGGCGCAATCGTGCTCAACAACAAAGCGTTTAATCGATGAGGGACTATTTTCGGGAAGGATATCGGTAAACGTATCGGGAAAACAGTTTGAACGTCCTGATGTGGTGGAAACGTTGAGCCGAATTATCGATGAGAGCGGTTTGGAACACAAGTATGTCGAACTGGAGATTACCGAGAGTGTTTTGATGAGTAATCCGAAAGTGCTGGGACAAAAACTGATTGAGCTTAAAGCGTTGGGGATTGAAGTCGCAATCGATGATTTTGGTACAGGGTATTCGAGTTTGAGTTATTTAAAAACCTTTCCGATCGATAAACTCAAAATTGATCAGTCATTTATTCGCGGATTAGAGAGTGATGAACAAGATCGTGCAATCGTCAAAGCAATCATTGCAATGGCCGATGCGTTAGGGCTTAAAACGATTGCTGAGGGGATCGAAGAAGTACCGCAATCCGTATTATTAAAAGAGTATGGATGCCAACAGGGTCAGGGATATCTGTATGCAAGACCGCTTAGTGAAGACAAATTTGTTGATTTTTTGAAGTATAATGAGGTATCCAAATCATAA
- a CDS encoding exonuclease domain-containing protein, whose protein sequence is MAKFVLLDTETTGAGDNDRIIQLGYMVLDGKKVEVYNDLCSAEVPIGYGAMEVHGITPDMIEGKPECTQTNAFQTLHELNTPENVLIIHNAPFDLGMLAKENFTSQMRLIDTLRCARHLFEDEEAHRLQYFRYRFGLYKIEQAEADALGIVVKAHDAIGDVLVLKLFLTELRKRLQERFAGVNPIDKMVELTQTPVFYTRPLKFGKYKGKTLSEIAEADKGYLTWMLGNMDSLDEDMRYSIGRVLGNS, encoded by the coding sequence ATGGCTAAATTCGTACTTCTCGATACGGAGACGACGGGTGCAGGGGATAATGATCGTATTATTCAACTGGGATATATGGTTCTAGACGGTAAAAAAGTCGAGGTCTATAACGATTTGTGTTCCGCTGAGGTTCCCATCGGCTATGGTGCAATGGAAGTACATGGCATTACCCCTGACATGATAGAGGGGAAGCCAGAATGTACGCAAACAAATGCCTTCCAAACTCTACATGAGCTCAATACTCCTGAGAATGTCCTCATTATTCACAACGCCCCATTTGATTTGGGAATGTTGGCTAAAGAAAATTTTACCTCTCAGATGCGTCTGATTGATACCTTGCGCTGCGCACGCCATCTGTTTGAGGATGAAGAGGCTCATCGATTGCAGTATTTTCGTTATCGCTTTGGATTGTATAAAATCGAACAAGCCGAAGCGGATGCGCTAGGGATCGTCGTTAAAGCGCACGATGCGATCGGTGATGTTTTGGTGTTGAAACTGTTTCTCACTGAGCTTCGAAAACGATTACAAGAACGCTTTGCGGGGGTAAATCCAATCGATAAAATGGTGGAGCTTACTCAAACACCGGTATTTTATACACGACCGTTGAAGTTTGGAAAGTATAAAGGGAAAACCCTCAGTGAGATTGCCGAAGCGGACAAAGGATATCTAACCTGGATGCTGGGTAACATGGATAGCCTCGATGAGGATATGCGTTACAGTATTGGACGGGTTTTAGGTAATTCCTAA
- a CDS encoding SEL1-like repeat protein, whose protein sequence is MDELYEGIAAYDAGDFTKAHELLYPLAAYKRDPEAQFHMGMIYFYGEGVEKDVDKAMEWWKKAMRAGHVDAAYRLSEIATSTKTTF, encoded by the coding sequence ATGGACGAACTTTATGAGGGAATTGCCGCGTATGATGCGGGAGATTTTACCAAAGCCCATGAGCTTCTCTACCCATTAGCCGCTTACAAACGTGATCCTGAAGCGCAGTTTCATATGGGGATGATCTATTTTTACGGCGAAGGTGTTGAAAAAGATGTGGATAAAGCGATGGAGTGGTGGAAAAAAGCGATGCGCGCAGGGCATGTCGATGCGGCGTATCGCCTAAGCGAAATTGCCACCTCGACAAAAACAACGTTTTAG
- a CDS encoding AAA family ATPase, which produces MRSSYAKTTIESLIVSQIPTFLWGAPGIGKSSIIKQIAFEKNLECIDLRLSLLDPTDLKGIPFYERDSHTALWAPPSFLPREGVGILFLDELNAAAPAVQASAYQLILDRKVGEYTLPDGWSIVAAGNRESDRGVVYRLPSPLANRFVHIEMEVSVEDWRYWAVKMRIDPRLIAYIGFKNSALFGFDPLKNVRSFATPRSWEAVHKILQSSLPQNLLLEAIAGAVGEDAAIDFLGYCKIMDHLPDVDAILRGEESEAPSELSTLYALSNVLVSRVLHTRDEEELSNVLRYTLKLKNEFAVLIVQDLQRQGVAMEHLDAFGEWVEAYAYLL; this is translated from the coding sequence ATGCGCAGTTCATATGCGAAAACGACGATCGAATCGTTGATCGTCTCTCAGATCCCGACCTTTTTGTGGGGGGCTCCGGGAATTGGGAAATCTTCTATCATCAAACAGATCGCCTTTGAGAAAAATCTCGAATGCATCGATTTGCGTCTCTCCCTCCTTGATCCTACCGATCTCAAAGGGATTCCGTTTTATGAGCGTGATTCCCATACTGCTCTCTGGGCACCCCCGTCGTTTCTTCCGCGCGAGGGGGTGGGAATATTGTTTCTCGATGAGCTCAATGCGGCCGCTCCCGCCGTGCAAGCTTCGGCGTATCAGCTGATTTTGGATCGTAAAGTAGGGGAATATACCCTCCCCGATGGGTGGTCGATCGTCGCGGCAGGAAATCGTGAAAGCGATCGAGGGGTAGTTTATCGTCTCCCCTCGCCGCTGGCGAACCGATTTGTCCATATCGAGATGGAGGTGAGCGTGGAGGATTGGCGTTATTGGGCAGTGAAAATGCGTATTGATCCCCGTCTGATCGCCTACATCGGATTTAAAAACAGCGCACTATTTGGATTCGATCCACTCAAAAACGTCCGCAGTTTCGCTACACCGCGCAGTTGGGAAGCGGTCCATAAGATCCTTCAAAGCTCGTTGCCGCAAAATCTCTTACTCGAAGCGATTGCGGGTGCGGTGGGAGAAGATGCCGCGATCGATTTTTTAGGCTACTGTAAAATCATGGATCATCTCCCCGATGTCGATGCGATTTTACGAGGCGAAGAGAGTGAAGCGCCGAGTGAACTCTCTACCCTCTATGCCCTCTCCAACGTCCTTGTATCCCGAGTGTTGCACACGCGCGATGAAGAAGAACTTTCTAACGTATTGCGTTACACCCTCAAACTCAAAAATGAGTTTGCCGTCCTCATCGTCCAAGACCTCCAGCGTCAAGGTGTAGCGATGGAACATCTGGATGCCTTCGGCGAGTGGGTCGAGGCATACGCCTATCTGCTATGA
- a CDS encoding VWA-like domain-containing protein, with the protein MIDFPPLKAKLLLDYPFFGTIASGMETIVNDNIESFATRENRFEYREAYMESLSEGERIFTLCNAALHEALAHTHRRGNRSPWLWNMACDYAINTLLIESGFSPPSAITYDKRFGNLSAEEIYHELSLEFLDQEQNDRDSDEEREGDSLDEKLSRAQREKRSLEALEKSDPLSAEIHHLIQPNQKSFIDWRSELRESVGGHYVSDYTLIPPSKKLLYDGVYLPGVHSRHLELAIAIDSSGSVDEVLLAQFIAEVESITELFGSYTIDLIVCDDRIRSQTRFERGESITYALSGGGGTDFNPVFELIESWMYRPKILLYFSDLDGKFPPYEPPYETLWISPMKGEVPFGRVIELKDENG; encoded by the coding sequence ATGATCGATTTCCCCCCTCTCAAAGCCAAACTCCTCCTCGATTATCCGTTTTTCGGAACCATCGCCAGCGGCATGGAAACAATCGTGAATGACAACATCGAGAGCTTTGCAACAAGAGAGAACCGTTTTGAGTATCGTGAAGCCTATATGGAAAGTCTGAGTGAGGGGGAGCGAATATTTACCCTCTGCAACGCCGCGCTGCATGAAGCCCTTGCTCATACCCATAGACGGGGAAATCGCAGTCCTTGGCTGTGGAATATGGCGTGCGATTACGCGATTAATACGCTGCTGATCGAGAGTGGTTTTTCTCCTCCTTCTGCTATCACCTACGATAAGCGTTTCGGGAATCTCAGTGCCGAAGAGATTTATCATGAGCTCTCACTGGAGTTTTTGGATCAGGAACAAAATGACCGTGACAGTGACGAGGAGAGAGAAGGGGATTCTCTCGATGAAAAACTCTCACGTGCCCAGCGTGAAAAACGCTCCCTTGAGGCATTGGAGAAATCGGATCCTCTCAGTGCTGAAATCCACCATCTGATCCAACCTAACCAAAAGAGTTTTATCGACTGGAGAAGTGAGTTACGCGAGAGTGTCGGGGGGCATTATGTCAGCGATTACACTCTGATACCGCCGAGTAAAAAGCTCCTCTATGATGGGGTCTATCTGCCGGGGGTTCATTCGCGTCATTTGGAGTTAGCCATAGCGATTGACAGCTCGGGATCGGTGGATGAGGTGTTGTTGGCACAGTTTATCGCCGAAGTCGAATCGATTACTGAATTGTTTGGTTCGTACACCATCGACCTGATCGTTTGTGATGATCGCATCCGAAGCCAGACCCGATTTGAGCGGGGAGAATCTATCACGTATGCTCTTAGCGGAGGAGGAGGGACCGATTTTAATCCGGTCTTTGAGCTGATAGAGTCATGGATGTACCGTCCGAAAATCCTCCTCTATTTTAGTGATCTAGACGGTAAATTCCCCCCTTATGAGCCGCCGTATGAGACATTATGGATTTCACCGATGAAGGGTGAAGTTCCGTTTGGAAGAGTGATTGAGCTAAAGGATGAGAATGGTTGA